The stretch of DNA GATGCGCCTTGGGTGTCCGATGAGTTTGGGTTTTGTTTTGGAGGTCACCGGTGTGGCTGAGGACAACATTGTCTTTGGTTGCTTCAGAGTCTTTGTATCCTACACGAGGCTTCAACTCTTTGCCTTCACCCCTGCTGGCAATGTCGGGTACAATATCTTGGACATGGGCCGTGACTGGAGACTCATTGTTCACATCCAACTTTTGCTCCAAGTCCCCTTTTGACATGGTGCCCAGATTTCTGCGTGTGGAGCCCATCTTTCTCTTTCTATGAGTCAAGCTCAAATTTGGACTTCTTGCAGACGCGTCCCCACTCCCACTCCTTAGTTCTTCTGTATTTGTCTGAGTTTCCCTGTGCTCTTCTGCAGGTGAGTCTGTTGAATCTTTGCCTAGCGTTACACTTTGTATGGTTCTAGTACTTGGATGCAGCTCAGTGTCCACAGATGTTATAATGTGAACCTCATGATCGGGTTCGAATTTGGCCATAGCGTTTTCATTTCCACTTAAGTCATCTACCTGGGAAGTAAGGGGATTAGTACCTTCTGCATGACAGCTGGACGACTGCTCTGGAAGGACAGGCGTGACATCTGTGGCTGATATCACGTGGCTTTCTTCTGTACTGCTGTGAAGCTCCTGGTATTCATCAGCCTCGGCCTTGTTCATTTCCTGCCCTTCCTTGCACAATGAAGCTGCCCTTTGATTTTCTAATGCTTCCTTGTGCGGTACATCCTCCAGCACTCCCACGTTTTCCAAACCTCCCATATCAAGTTCTGCTTGCAAATTATCCACCTGTGTCTCTTGTTTCCTGTTGATTTGCCGCATACGAGTGGAGCCCATCTTTCTCTTCTTGGTATTGGTTTTAACTAGCAAGTTCAGACTTTCCTCATGTATCTCCTGCTGGCTCTGACATTCAGCCGCTGCATCAGCGATGCCAGTGTCACATACACCCACTGCTGGTTCCAGAGTATAGTTTTCCTCCAAACCAAAGGCTTCAGGAGCCAGTGTTGCATTTGGTTTCTCCTCAGACCCCCCTTGCTGTTGTTCAACTTCTTCCCCGTCAGCAATAAGCACATGCAGTTCTCCTTTCTCTTTATTTGTCAGTGActctttctttaaagacacAGCCTCCAGGTTTTGGTCCAGAAAGGTTTCTTCGGCCTCTTGTACATTTAAAGTGCTACTGGTACGTCGATGCATGGATGTGTCCATGTCTTCCCCTTCAGAGTCGGGAAGGTCGTCTTTGTCTGACTTTGGAGAAATGTCTTCATCCTCTTGAACTGCGACTTTCACTTCCATTTGCTCAGTGGGTTTAAAGTGTGGAGCACTTTGTTCTTGTGACGCTTGCTGCCCTGTTTGCTCAGTTGGGACTGTTTCCTCTCTGGTACACAGCGTTCCTTCCGCCTCAACTTCCACACACTGCAAAGAAGCATCTGACTGCATGGTTCCAACAGAAGAGCAGGCCTTAACTGTGGAGTAATCAGTCTGATCAACTTCATTAACTTCTACAGGGTAAACCATGTGTATTTTATGGGCGTCCTCTAACTTCTGAGCACTGTAGCCTTCAGAAGAGCCTAACCAGTGTTCTACCTTTGATGACGTTTCTTGTTTTGCTGATGCAGTTGTGGCTTTTGCTACACTGCCTCCAGTGTGTGCATCTGCAATACAGCTGGTATTTGCTCTCTTAGTGCTTTGTTCCACATCAGACACCATTTGAGCTACAACGTTATGTTCCTGGGGGGGTGTATGTTCTGTACTTTCTAAGTTGATCAATGCATCCATGGTACTACAAATGGAATCATTTTCATCTCTCTGGTCCAAATCCTCCATGTTGTCCTCTTTCATAGCGTCCTCTTCCTGTTTGTCATGTTGATTTAAACTTGATTCATGAGATTGATGCATTTCTATTTCCTTGATTTCCTCTACTagattttcaatatttttatcaACATCTTCTTTATGCTGATGTAGCAACCTTGCAAAGTCTTCTTTTCGGCCTGTCCCTGATGACCTGTCATGAAAGAAACACTCGTTGGACTGCTCATGTTGTACCTCAGCTGTTGCTGTTTCTGCTTTAGGTGATGAGATTGTGGCATCAATGTCGGCATCATCATGAAGGCTGCTTATCTCTGGTGTGGCAGAAGACACCTGTGCATCCAAAAGTGGTTGACTCACCAAACAGCCGTCCTCTACATTTCTATTCTGTGTCAATAAAGTCTCTTCTTCTGGTTTTGTTTCGGGTTCAACTTTGGAAAGCTCCCCTAGCATCTCCCTGGAATTGGATTGCTCACTTAACAGTTGGGCTGAGTTTGAAGATGTATTTGAAGCACTAGACTCAGAGAGGACTACATGTGCACTTTTCCAAACTAAATCGCTCCTGTGTTCACCTTCAGTGGTTCCTAAATCATCAGTTTCTATCAGCACGGTTTCCTTTGATTCCATCTCAGCCATTTCTCTTGCAAGTTCTGGAAGATTGTTCTCATCTCTTGTCTTTCCTGCAGCAGCATCTTGCAATTCGTTGAATGTGTCAAAGACCTTTACACAGCTTCCTTTGTTCCGTCGACTAGAACCCAGTTTTCTCCTGCTTCTAGCTGGACTGAAGGATTCTCTTTGGTCATCTGCACTGGCCTTGTTGTCCTCACTTTGGGAGCAGACAACAAAACTTTGGTCTGGTGAAGACAATTCACTCTCCACGACTCTTTCAGCACTTTGTTCCACATCAGACACCATTTGAGCTACAACGTTATGTTCCTGGGGGGGTGTATGTTCTGTACTTTCTAAGTTGATCAATGCATCCATGGTACTACAAATGGGATCATGTTCATCTCTCTGGTCCAAATCCTCCATGTTGTCTTTGTTCCTAGTGTCCTCTTCCTGTTTGTCATGTTGATTTAAACTTGAATCATGAGATTGATGCATTTCTATTTCTCTGATTTCCTCTACTaagttttcaatatttttatcaACATCTTCTTTACGATCATGCATCAACATTTCAGAGTCTTCCTTGTGGTCGATTTCTGATGATCTAAGCGCTTTAATTACAACCTTGTCAACTTTGTTGAACTGCTCATGCTGTGCCTCAGCTGTTGATGTTTCTGCTTTAGGTGAGGAGATTGTGGCTTGCGTTCCACGGTCTTCGATTTCTGCATCATCATGAAGGCTGCTTACCTCTGGTGTGGCAGACGACGCCAGTGCATTCACAAGTGGTTGATTCATCAAATAGCTGTCCTCTACATTTCTATTCTGCATcaataaagttgcattttccTCTCCCGCTTTTGTTTGGAGTTCAACTTTGGAAAGCTCCACAGGAGCATCTCTGGAACTGGGTTGGTAACTCAACAGTTGGGCTGAGTTtgaatgtgtatgtgttttCCAGACTCGATCACTCATGTCTTCACATTGAACAGCCCCTAAATGATCAATTTCTATCAGCAGTGTTTCCTCTGACACcaattcagctgttttttttgcaagttcTGGAAGATTTTTGTCATCTGTCGTCTCTTCTGCAGCAACAGCATCTTTCAATTCACTGAACGTGTCAAAGACCTTCACACGGCTTCCTTTGTTCCGTCGACTAGAACCCAGTTTTCTCCTGCTCCCTGCGGGACTGAAGGACACTCCTTGCTCATCTGCACTCACATTGTTGTCCACACTTTGCGAGTCGACAACAAAACATTTCTGCGGTTCCACGCTTTGTGAAGACAATTCACTCTCCTCACTTACACTGAAGACTCTTTCAGCACTTTCGTCCTCATTACAGACCATTGGAGTTTCATCATCATGTTCCTGGGATGGTATATATTTAGTATTGTCCAAGTTGAGCAATACCTCCATGTTAGTAGTAGAAATGGGATCATTTTCATCTCCCTGGTCTAAAACGTCCAtgttttcttcttcctgtatttcatgtgGATTTAAACCTGAATTATTAGGGATTTGCTCAATCAACTGAGATTGATGCATTTCCATCTCCATTATTTGATGTTTACTTGTTTGATCAATATCTTCTTTATGGTCACGTGTCAAGATCTCAGAGTATCCCGCATGGTATGTTTGTGATGATTTAACATATTCAATGACTATGTGTGGATGCTGCACACCTCTGACCTGTGAAATGTCAAAATGCTCATGTTGTTCCTCATTTACAGGCAGTTCCTCCACTGCCAATGAATAGTCTGCTTGCTCATGGCGGTTTCTGATTTCATCATTTTCACTGTGGTCCCTTTTGTCAGGGGCCATCTCTGGTCCTGTCGAAAAAGTAATTCCTTCTGTTGAATGTTCGATGAGAGGTAGCAGGTCTGTTTCTTCATTTATATCCTCCTTTTCTGAGTCAGGTACTGGCTTAATATAGACCGGCATGGCTGTGACCTTTGCGTGGTGGCTTAGTTGTTGCTCAACTGTAGAATGTGTGCTGCACCCAACCACTTCTGCAGTCGTGACCGTCTTTTCCACTGGTTTACAGGGCTCAGCATTCAGTCGAGAGCCACTCTCTTCTGCTTGATCATCCAAATGCAAGGTTTCACTTACTGGTTGTGGGCTTTTCACATCAGTGTCTAAAGCATCCAAAGCGTGATCAGATGTGGAGGCTCCATCCAAATGTGCTCCATACTCATCTGTCTTATTAAATCCTTTTTGAAGGGCTTGTTGTGTTTCTATCATTTGTGTTGTGTGGTATTGTTCTCTACTCACATTTTGCTCAACTTCCTCTGTAGGTTTGTGGTATGTTGCAGCAGAAGATTGCTCAACTTGATATTTTCTTTGACTTTGTTGATTTGAGCTTAGctttcttcttctgtctttCTGTTCAGATGAAAGTAGATGATGCGTTTCCAAAGGGGTAGGATTGCTTTCTTCTGGTTGTGCTACATTTGACTGGTCTGATACAGTCAAATCCACAGGTGTTTCATCATGTTTTATCACCCTCCGACGAGAGCTAAGTCTCTTTTTTCCACTGGGACCAGGCATGATTATCTCTCCTCCTGAGTGTCGCATCCAAGAAGAAACATTTTAAGACAGACTATCAAATGGTGAATGTTTATCAAATGATATGAAGCCATCATCTGAAAACCATAAAAGGAATGGGTCTTCTTCCCCACATCATAACTAAGAAATGGTACACTTACCCTGGCCAACGTCTGTGTCATCGGACAGTTACTGTATGATGTGAAACATCACAGTCCCGTCTGAGTGGAAGTTCAAAATCACCATGTGGGCGTGTTTTTACAGCAACAATGACTGGAAGCTTCCTGTGTTTTACACGCTTAGTTTACAATAAACAATGTAGCAAATCTAAATAAGAAAGATTAACAATGtcactttggaaaaaaaatattgaccaTTCTATCTTCAACAAACCTGTCAGACCTCAAATACAATGCCCACAAAAACTATTTACCCCAAGTGGATCTTTCAGCCTTGACTtgtttttataaatgaaatcatGGTCAATGTAATTGGCTTTTTTGACcagaattttaagaaaaaagctcatttcatgtcagtgtcaaaataaaaacaaatttgtgttactactaaataaaaaaaagaaaccagctAATTACCGACTGTCCCCACAGAAAAATCAACAGATCTGGGTTCTCATCTTTAAAGCTTGTTTATAGAAAATATTTGATCACCGTTATAATAAACATCGAGTTATCAATTCAATAGTTATGACATAAAGTTCACAAGATATGACTGTAGACCCACTATACAGTTCTCCTTTTCTTTGGACAATGTATCATGGCAGCGCTCCAGGGCACGCCAGTCATCAATACTCTACCAACATTTGTCTAACCACGGCCTCTATTAATGTAGATGTCAGGGGGCCTGTGGGCAAGTGAGTTTGCTAATTTGGGgattttgttttgtgactcacaCAAAAATAGTTCATATTAGTCCTGATATTTCCATGGTGGTTTGAATCTtttgtttgggcatctctgtggagtttgcatgttctccctgtgtgtgcgtggggtttctccgggtactctggtttcctcccacagtcccaaaatatgcatgttaggttaattggagagtcTAAATTGTCAATAGTATGAATGTGCATATGAATATttgttgtctttatgtgccctgcggttggctggcgaccagtccagggtctaccctgcctcttgcccaaagtcagctgggataggctccagcatatccccacaATCCTAGTTGAggaaaagcagcatagaaaatggtgttAATGCTGGCataaacatttttgaaatatcAATCTGGAAATGCATCTGTGACTGTGACTGACTAATGTAGGAATTGCAACATTACAgtacaagtacagtacagtacagtataagaGGCTGCCTCTTTACAGGTTTTACTACTGAATGTAAAATTCTACACAGATACAAACCTTTAGTTCTGCCACACTGTACCATTCCACTCAGTTGACAGTGGATGTGCTGCCACTCCCATCTTTCTtcgttctgctgctgctgtggccTCCAGCCAGTATTTGCACCTCAAGTTTTAGTACAATTCTGACGCACCTCAACAGCCCTGATTTATGACAGGAAATGCAATAAATTTGGACGTCACATTCACGAATCACTTTGTATTGAGGTTCACGTACGCACACGAGACATAAAATACAAGGAGACATTAAAACAGAAACTGCGTTAACGCGTGCGTGTGGCCATTTCCAGcatgaatatttttgtctgtacataatttttgggtttctggcacGTGTTTACTAACATTTAGAACTCCACGCGGTTTTACTGATGAGACCCCTGGTCCTGGACTCAATTTAACTCTTCCCCTTGCTGCATCACGGgggctcaagtttcactgactcagggGTGCTTGCCCAGCATCTACAGCACAGCTGCCAAACCTGTTGCGCATGAGAGCTTGTGCATTCATTGTGTCAGATGACTTGAGTACCCGTCACTTTAAAGGGGTGCATTTTACATTATTCAGATGACTTGAGTACCCGTCACTTTAAAGGGGTGCATTTTACATTATTCAGATGAGTCGAGTACCAAAGTCACTTTAAAGGGGTACATTTTACATTATATAATTTTAATTGACagtttgaaaaatgtgtttaaactGACATATTGAtagtttgaaaaatgtatttaaactatgttttttcctcaatttgtcaaaaaacattgcaaaatcTACACTGACCATGATTTCATCCATTAAAGCAATAAAAGGCTGAAACATTGAGGTGAATACTCTTTATAGGCATTGTAGCAAAGAATGAATGTGTTGTACTGAAAGCATGACAAGGTAAAGTAGTTATATGTAGCTTTATCTAATAGCCCCACAACTTACAATTGTGGAGTTTTCCCCCAAAACACATGACTTGCAAAATAAAACCCACAGACATAATTGCATAACAGGAGATCAATGTAAAATAAACcagctatttaaaaaataaaatctaaaccTATAATAGCAAAAACAATCatggtgaaaaaaatcaaaatggtgaaaacaaaaaaccttTATTGTGAACTGACTGTAACGACTTGAACATCCCTACCACCTTGAGCTGGCAAATAaaatctaaaacaaaaaaaaaccatgaTTATAAAAA from Dunckerocampus dactyliophorus isolate RoL2022-P2 chromosome 8, RoL_Ddac_1.1, whole genome shotgun sequence encodes:
- the rab44 gene encoding uncharacterized protein rab44, producing MPGPSGKKRLSSRRRVIKHDETPVDLTVSDQSNVAQPEESNPTPLETHHLLSSEQKDRRRKLSSNQQSQRKYQVEQSSAATYHKPTEEVEQNVSREQYHTTQMIETQQALQKGFNKTDEYGAHLDGASTSDHALDALDTDVKSPQPVSETLHLDDQAEESGSRLNAEPCKPVEKTVTTAEVVGCSTHSTVEQQLSHHAKVTAMPVYIKPVPDSEKEDINEETDLLPLIEHSTEGITFSTGPEMAPDKRDHSENDEIRNRHEQADYSLAVEELPVNEEQHEHFDISQVRGVQHPHIVIEYVKSSQTYHAGYSEILTRDHKEDIDQTSKHQIMEMEMHQSQLIEQIPNNSGLNPHEIQEEENMDVLDQGDENDPISTTNMEVLLNLDNTKYIPSQEHDDETPMVCNEDESAERVFSVSEESELSSQSVEPQKCFVVDSQSVDNNVSADEQGVSFSPAGSRRKLGSSRRNKGSRVKVFDTFSELKDAVAAEETTDDKNLPELAKKTAELVSEETLLIEIDHLGAVQCEDMSDRVWKTHTHSNSAQLLSYQPSSRDAPVELSKVELQTKAGEENATLLMQNRNVEDSYLMNQPLVNALASSATPEVSSLHDDAEIEDRGTQATISSPKAETSTAEAQHEQFNKVDKVVIKALRSSEIDHKEDSEMLMHDRKEDVDKNIENLVEEIREIEMHQSHDSSLNQHDKQEEDTRNKDNMEDLDQRDEHDPICSTMDALINLESTEHTPPQEHNVVAQMVSDVEQSAERVVESELSSPDQSFVVCSQSEDNKASADDQRESFSPARSRRKLGSSRRNKGSCVKVFDTFNELQDAAAGKTRDENNLPELAREMAEMESKETVLIETDDLGTTEGEHRSDLVWKSAHVVLSESSASNTSSNSAQLLSEQSNSREMLGELSKVEPETKPEEETLLTQNRNVEDGCLVSQPLLDAQVSSATPEISSLHDDADIDATISSPKAETATAEVQHEQSNECFFHDRSSGTGRKEDFARLLHQHKEDVDKNIENLVEEIKEIEMHQSHESSLNQHDKQEEDAMKEDNMEDLDQRDENDSICSTMDALINLESTEHTPPQEHNVVAQMVSDVEQSTKRANTSCIADAHTGGSVAKATTASAKQETSSKVEHWLGSSEGYSAQKLEDAHKIHMVYPVEVNEVDQTDYSTVKACSSVGTMQSDASLQCVEVEAEGTLCTREETVPTEQTGQQASQEQSAPHFKPTEQMEVKVAVQEDEDISPKSDKDDLPDSEGEDMDTSMHRRTSSTLNVQEAEETFLDQNLEAVSLKKESLTNKEKGELHVLIADGEEVEQQQGGSEEKPNATLAPEAFGLEENYTLEPAVGVCDTGIADAAAECQSQQEIHEESLNLLVKTNTKKRKMGSTRMRQINRKQETQVDNLQAELDMGGLENVGVLEDVPHKEALENQRAASLCKEGQEMNKAEADEYQELHSSTEESHVISATDVTPVLPEQSSSCHAEGTNPLTSQVDDLSGNENAMAKFEPDHEVHIITSVDTELHPSTRTIQSVTLGKDSTDSPAEEHRETQTNTEELRSGSGDASARSPNLSLTHRKRKMGSTRRNLGTMSKGDLEQKLDVNNESPVTAHVQDIVPDIASRGEGKELKPRVGYKDSEATKDNVVLSHTGDLQNKTQTHRTPKAHQTSAHHMSPRDDLEETSPKLDVLSELTPRGRRRKLGSHRKSRGGHRSQGEDLMMKNQPEATTTTTTDKCADDTIQGRKESENHETDTKASSNITIPKAVRRVTSQEMTPSNDHHDRGLLGHDTHKNISSGNSDLRAKTYNVVLVGDSCVGKTSFMRRAQNGKFYPDMPASVGLDTCLWTVVVEGKPVVLQLWDTAGQERFHSVTKQIFHRAHAFLLMYDVTSLQSFTAVYYWASCIQEGAVENIPILLLGNKSDHAGRHVKTEEGQNIAKEFNVEFMECSAVTGDNVIQSLEAVARLLSQEDGGREETLVLHKEPAKKTSGCC